The Bacillota bacterium genome has a window encoding:
- a CDS encoding DUF4091 domain-containing protein, giving the protein MVPVMLTMFALSLTEIQWWTTHALHNVFRDTPPPVGARQEITVSAARNQRVGAQMVLRAPTDNRVESVECSPLRKQGSRSVIPASAFRYAFVEYHRVNKNSTATPQEELVRKAPADYPDGLLEDRSIALQSGQNQPIYVQWQVPANASAGEYRGTVTVRLQDGQIQVPVRLTVYNFTFPQRTRLKVTVWMNDGELAKQQGVEYLSEEFWQLLARTARLMRQYHHHTWVAWGTNKAIRGADGKLRFDFNVLDRWIQTYLDAGFEFIELQHVGGREHGQWEDKNFVAYPLRCENEATGQTEWIPPEEWLPALQEHLRQKGWMERCMIHVADEPIEVNVDSWKHLSERVKRLAPDLRRIDAIHVPNLQGYLEVWVPQLNFLEQWYPQFRRAQERGAELWFYVAWVPQGRYPNRLIDYPLLKTRILHWLNHLTDTTGFLHWGYNFWGQPLDEQLAPGDNWIVYPGKEAPRSSLRYEAMREGIEDYEYLCLLEDAAAPVAQRLRLTDFDAKAWAKGYTRLAAPDYTNYTRDAEKLYKVRDAVARAIEALQHRSLPVLAWCASKTEGKSIVRGVTLPDTEVTAGGKRVKAGRDGSFEVQVNTQDDLIPVEVQRGGVRNRLVVPAL; this is encoded by the coding sequence ATGGTTCCTGTCATGCTGACAATGTTTGCTTTATCGCTGACAGAGATACAATGGTGGACGACACACGCCCTGCACAATGTCTTCCGCGATACGCCGCCTCCTGTCGGGGCGCGTCAGGAGATAACGGTCTCTGCCGCACGGAATCAGCGCGTTGGGGCACAAATGGTGCTGCGCGCCCCAACCGACAATCGGGTGGAGAGCGTGGAATGCTCGCCTTTGCGCAAGCAGGGGAGTCGAAGCGTCATTCCCGCATCCGCTTTCCGCTACGCTTTTGTGGAGTACCATCGGGTCAACAAGAACTCCACCGCCACCCCCCAAGAGGAGCTGGTACGAAAAGCTCCTGCCGATTATCCCGACGGCTTGCTGGAAGACAGGAGCATCGCGCTGCAATCCGGACAGAACCAGCCCATCTACGTCCAGTGGCAGGTTCCCGCAAACGCCTCAGCAGGTGAGTACCGCGGCACGGTGACAGTGCGGCTGCAAGATGGACAAATACAGGTACCCGTGCGTCTCACCGTGTACAACTTTACCTTCCCGCAGCGCACGCGCTTGAAAGTGACTGTCTGGATGAACGACGGCGAGCTGGCAAAGCAACAGGGCGTGGAGTATCTGTCCGAAGAGTTCTGGCAGCTGCTGGCTCGCACCGCTCGTCTTATGCGCCAGTACCACCATCACACGTGGGTAGCCTGGGGCACGAACAAGGCGATACGGGGAGCCGATGGCAAACTGCGCTTTGATTTCAACGTGCTGGACCGCTGGATACAGACCTACCTCGACGCGGGCTTCGAGTTCATCGAGTTGCAACACGTGGGCGGGCGCGAACATGGGCAGTGGGAAGACAAAAACTTCGTGGCTTACCCGTTGCGCTGCGAGAACGAGGCAACAGGGCAAACCGAATGGATTCCCCCGGAGGAGTGGCTCCCCGCGCTTCAGGAGCATCTGCGCCAGAAAGGCTGGATGGAACGGTGTATGATCCACGTGGCTGATGAGCCGATAGAAGTGAACGTCGATTCGTGGAAGCATCTTTCCGAGCGAGTAAAGCGCCTTGCCCCCGACCTGCGACGCATTGATGCCATTCACGTGCCCAATCTGCAGGGATATCTGGAGGTGTGGGTGCCGCAGCTGAACTTTCTGGAACAGTGGTACCCGCAGTTCCGACGGGCGCAGGAACGGGGAGCGGAGCTGTGGTTCTATGTCGCCTGGGTGCCGCAGGGCAGGTATCCCAATCGGCTGATAGACTACCCGCTCCTCAAGACACGCATCCTGCACTGGCTCAATCACCTGACGGATACCACCGGCTTCTTGCACTGGGGCTACAACTTCTGGGGACAGCCGCTGGATGAGCAGCTTGCGCCGGGCGATAACTGGATTGTGTACCCGGGCAAGGAGGCTCCGCGCAGCAGCCTGCGCTACGAAGCCATGCGCGAGGGCATCGAAGACTATGAGTATCTGTGCCTGCTGGAAGATGCCGCCGCACCGGTCGCGCAACGGCTCCGCCTGACCGACTTTGACGCGAAGGCATGGGCAAAGGGCTACACCCGTCTGGCGGCACCTGACTACACGAATTACACCCGCGACGCGGAAAAACTCTACAAAGTTCGGGACGCGGTCGCGCGAGCGATAGAGGCGTTGCAACACCGAAGCCTGCCGGTACTGGCATGGTGTGCTTCGAAGACAGAGGGCAAAAGCATCGTGCGCGGCGTCACGCTGCCGGA
- a CDS encoding divalent-cation tolerance protein CutA: protein MVIIYITLNTDEEARTISRALLQKRLAVCTNWFPITCAYRWKGDIVEEPETVLIVKTLPERYESIVDEVRRHISYTNFIAQVDVPKINSEFAGWLGEELCNKGEN from the coding sequence ATGGTCATCATATATATTACCCTGAACACCGACGAGGAGGCGCGGACGATTTCGCGTGCGTTGCTGCAGAAGCGGCTGGCAGTATGCACCAACTGGTTCCCCATCACCTGCGCTTACCGCTGGAAAGGGGACATCGTGGAGGAACCCGAAACGGTGCTTATCGTGAAAACACTTCCTGAACGGTACGAGTCTATTGTGGATGAGGTGCGCCGACACATTTCGTACACCAACTTCATCGCGCAGGTCGACGTGCCGAAAATAAATAGCGAGTTCGCTGGCTGGCTGGGAGAGGAACTTTGCAACAAAGGCGAGAATTGA